In a genomic window of Methanobacterium sp.:
- a CDS encoding DUF2795 domain-containing protein, producing MVKVSPAQVEKYIKGIKFPASKQELLKQAESNNANNDVLDILENVPDKEFNSPIDISIAIGKMK from the coding sequence ATGGTTAAAGTAAGTCCAGCACAAGTTGAAAAATATATTAAGGGTATTAAATTTCCTGCAAGTAAACAGGAGTTATTAAAGCAAGCAGAAAGCAATAACGCTAATAATGATGTTTTAGACATTCTAGAAAACGTACCTGACAAGGAGTTTAATTCACCAATTGACATAAGTATAGCCATTGGAAAAATGAAATAA
- a CDS encoding ABC transporter ATP-binding protein, translated as MIKVKNLSKTFKMENGEEIEALNDINLNVNEGEILGIIGMSGSGKTTLLRILRGVEPFDEGQIIIDDIEVNANSTAYYIAKLKKATAIHLQRSFGLWGETALQNVIRKLSGAKYGDESIQDFNDAKDEFEEEAMEILKIVGLEHKANHFAPVLSGGEKQRLIMGRQLAKKPKVLLLDEPATMSCPKTKQEILDAIKNINKEMGVTVIIVSHLPEVHQYLADRLVLMEKGRIIDVGTPDDIVPEFTKNMEAPEPIRDKSDIGNSVIEVKELYRKFFLLKGGSTLQIEDINFDIKRGEIVSLIGPSGAGKTVLLRMIAGLDAPDSGNVLFKLNGDWIDMQDLGIPRMKVRRKMGFMHQEFSLTHYATIKDQIAARLGVKGEYVMAEAKKKAQELGISDKILDVLYQLTDLPETEAKIRLEKIGLSSDILNVLFPSFPDTEVKKYAEPVFEALDLPMEILDRKSYELSGGQKVRATLALVLTSNPEILILDEPFGDLDPITLRTVSNSLKRINKKFNTTIVMVSHHVDFIREVTTRAIMIDDGKLVNEGDPLKLCDEFIQNCKAEYMTGK; from the coding sequence ATGATAAAAGTGAAGAACTTATCAAAGACATTTAAAATGGAAAATGGAGAAGAAATTGAAGCTTTAAATGATATTAACCTTAATGTTAATGAGGGTGAAATTCTCGGGATAATAGGAATGAGTGGATCAGGGAAAACCACCCTATTAAGGATTCTTAGAGGTGTAGAACCATTTGATGAAGGCCAGATCATTATTGATGATATTGAAGTAAATGCAAATTCCACCGCTTACTACATTGCCAAATTAAAAAAGGCAACTGCAATTCACCTCCAGAGATCATTCGGTTTATGGGGTGAAACAGCTTTACAAAATGTAATAAGAAAATTATCAGGGGCAAAATATGGTGATGAATCAATTCAGGATTTCAATGATGCTAAAGATGAATTTGAAGAAGAAGCAATGGAAATACTGAAGATTGTTGGTCTTGAACATAAAGCCAACCATTTTGCACCGGTTTTAAGTGGTGGAGAAAAACAGAGATTGATAATGGGAAGACAGCTTGCAAAAAAACCCAAAGTTCTTTTACTGGATGAACCCGCTACAATGTCATGTCCAAAAACAAAACAGGAAATTCTGGACGCTATAAAAAACATAAACAAAGAGATGGGAGTCACTGTCATCATTGTTTCTCACCTTCCAGAAGTTCACCAGTATCTTGCTGACAGACTTGTTCTTATGGAAAAAGGTAGAATAATCGATGTAGGCACCCCAGATGACATAGTCCCTGAATTTACTAAAAATATGGAAGCTCCCGAACCTATAAGGGATAAATCAGATATTGGAAACTCTGTAATAGAAGTGAAGGAATTGTACAGGAAATTCTTCCTTTTAAAAGGTGGAAGTACTCTTCAAATTGAAGATATTAATTTTGACATTAAACGGGGAGAAATCGTATCATTAATAGGTCCAAGTGGTGCTGGAAAGACAGTTCTGCTTCGTATGATTGCAGGTCTCGATGCTCCAGATTCAGGGAATGTTTTATTCAAACTGAATGGTGATTGGATTGATATGCAGGATCTGGGAATTCCCAGAATGAAAGTAAGACGAAAGATGGGTTTTATGCACCAGGAATTTTCTCTCACACACTATGCAACCATTAAAGATCAGATAGCAGCAAGACTTGGAGTTAAAGGCGAATATGTAATGGCAGAGGCGAAAAAGAAAGCCCAAGAGCTTGGGATAAGTGATAAAATTCTCGATGTTCTCTATCAGCTAACTGATCTTCCTGAAACAGAAGCTAAAATCAGATTAGAAAAAATAGGTCTTTCATCAGATATTCTAAATGTTTTATTCCCAAGTTTCCCTGATACAGAAGTCAAAAAATATGCAGAACCAGTATTTGAAGCTTTAGATTTGCCTATGGAAATTTTAGATAGAAAATCATATGAACTGTCAGGTGGACAGAAGGTAAGGGCTACGTTAGCACTGGTTTTAACATCAAACCCCGAAATCCTGATTTTAGACGAGCCTTTTGGAGATCTTGACCCTATCACTTTAAGAACAGTTTCGAATTCCCTCAAGAGGATAAATAAGAAATTTAACACCACCATTGTTATGGTAAGTCATCACGTAGATTTCATCCGAGAAGTTACAACAAGAGCTATAATGATTGACGATGGAAAGCTTGTTAACGAAGGAGATCCTCTAAAACTATGCGATGAATTCATCCAAAATTGTAAGGCTGAGTATATGACAGGCAAATAA
- a CDS encoding flavin reductase family protein, translating into MSFTEISIENAYRILTPRPTIIVTTINKKGEVNAAPFSFTMPVSMNPPLISFASVPTHDTYKNIRETEEFVVNIPNEDILGQLWITGKKFPYGVNEIEKANLTQTDSIKVTPPKIEECIAAIECRVRWIKNAGDHDIIVGEVLHAEIKENILKEGLLDVEKVKPVLHVGGVNFVVGDHLKKVEE; encoded by the coding sequence ATGAGTTTTACCGAAATTAGCATAGAAAATGCTTACAGAATACTGACACCACGACCAACCATTATTGTAACAACCATAAACAAAAAGGGGGAGGTAAATGCTGCCCCATTTTCTTTTACAATGCCTGTTTCAATGAATCCTCCATTAATTTCATTTGCGTCAGTCCCAACTCACGATACCTATAAAAACATCAGGGAAACTGAAGAATTCGTTGTGAATATTCCCAATGAAGATATTTTAGGACAATTATGGATTACTGGAAAAAAATTTCCCTATGGTGTAAATGAGATTGAAAAAGCCAATCTCACTCAAACAGATTCAATAAAAGTAACTCCTCCTAAAATAGAAGAGTGCATAGCGGCCATTGAATGCAGAGTTCGGTGGATCAAAAATGCAGGAGATCACGATATAATTGTTGGAGAAGTTCTGCATGCAGAAATTAAAGAAAATATATTAAAAGAGGGTCTTTTAGATGTAGAAAAGGTTAAACCAGTTTTACATGTTGGCGGAGTGAATTTTGTGGTTGGAGATCATCTTAAAAAAGTGGAGGAATGA
- a CDS encoding universal stress protein: MMFKTIMVPTDGSEFAKRAEDIAISMASKYDARIVGVYVIDEKLIYPYDVLEDEGKEILKNLNKKAKKEGVIVDEILVFGDPAKDLITISRRMNADIVVVGTHGKKGLEKLFMGSVAENIIKSVDAPVLLVK; the protein is encoded by the coding sequence ATGATGTTTAAAACTATAATGGTTCCCACAGATGGTTCTGAGTTTGCTAAAAGGGCTGAAGATATTGCAATCTCAATGGCCAGTAAATACGATGCAAGGATTGTTGGAGTTTATGTTATTGATGAAAAGCTTATTTATCCCTATGATGTTCTTGAAGATGAAGGAAAGGAAATATTAAAAAATCTGAATAAAAAGGCCAAAAAAGAGGGCGTGATTGTTGATGAAATCCTTGTTTTTGGCGATCCAGCTAAGGATTTAATTACAATATCAAGAAGAATGAATGCGGATATTGTAGTGGTTGGTACTCATGGAAAAAAAGGTCTTGAAAAGCTTTTCATGGGTAGTGTAGCTGAAAATATTATTAAATCTGTTGATGCACCTGTATTGCTTGTAAAATAA
- a CDS encoding pyrimidine dimer DNA glycosylase/endonuclease V — MRLWSLHPKYLDVKGLCGLWREGIMARNALLGIREGYRNHPQLERFKKQEDPIVSIDTYLLHVYEESKRRNYNFNRDRIGNKFQDYKIDVTEGQINYEIKHLKRKLKKRDLESYNKLKKIKCPELNPIFKPVKGKIESWERPY, encoded by the coding sequence ATGAGATTATGGAGTCTTCACCCAAAATACCTTGATGTTAAAGGGTTATGTGGCCTCTGGAGAGAGGGAATAATGGCCAGAAATGCACTTTTAGGTATTAGAGAGGGTTACAGGAACCATCCTCAACTTGAAAGATTTAAAAAACAGGAAGATCCCATTGTTTCCATTGATACATATCTGCTTCATGTTTATGAAGAATCAAAAAGAAGGAACTATAATTTCAACAGGGACAGAATAGGGAATAAATTCCAGGATTATAAAATAGATGTTACAGAAGGTCAGATTAATTACGAAATAAAACATCTAAAGAGAAAATTAAAAAAAAGGGATTTGGAAAGTTACAATAAATTAAAAAAAATTAAATGTCCAGAATTAAATCCAATATTTAAGCCTGTCAAAGGTAAAATAGAATCATGGGAACGACCTTACTAA
- a CDS encoding rubredoxin: MAKQYYCGVCGYIYDPEKGEPRKNIAPGTPFEDLDPYWRCPSCGAGKIRFRVKDR; encoded by the coding sequence ATGGCTAAACAATATTACTGTGGTGTTTGTGGATATATCTATGACCCTGAAAAGGGCGAGCCTCGGAAAAATATAGCTCCTGGAACTCCATTTGAAGATTTAGATCCCTACTGGCGATGTCCAAGCTGTGGGGCTGGTAAAATCAGGTTTCGGGTTAAGGATAGGTAA
- a CDS encoding rubredoxin, with translation MEKYKCRVCGYIYDPEKGEPRKNTDPGTDFKDLPNLWRCPICGAGKIKFDKLK, from the coding sequence ATGGAAAAATACAAATGTAGGGTTTGTGGATACATATACGACCCTGAAAAAGGTGAACCAAGAAAAAATACCGATCCAGGGACAGATTTTAAGGATTTACCGAATCTTTGGCGCTGCCCTATATGTGGTGCAGGAAAAATTAAGTTCGATAAGCTTAAATAA
- a CDS encoding rubredoxin has protein sequence MQKYRCIACGYIYDPEEGDSISGIEPGTPFEDLPDDWLCPMCGVGKDMFEPVD, from the coding sequence ATGCAAAAATACAGATGTATAGCATGTGGATATATATATGACCCTGAAGAGGGCGATTCTATTTCTGGAATAGAGCCTGGAACTCCATTTGAAGATTTACCTGATGACTGGCTCTGCCCAATGTGCGGAGTTGGAAAAGACATGTTTGAACCAGTTGATTAA
- a CDS encoding FprA family A-type flavoprotein, translating into MSSRMIKSEIYFTGVIDWDRKLFDEIIPLPEGTSYNSYLIQGSEKTALIDTADPSKKAEFLSNVKQTGLNIDYVISHHAEQDHSGLIPDILDLYPEAKVITNPKCRELLIELLLIDEDKFHTVDDGETLSLGDKTLKFFYTPWVHWPETMVSYLEEDKILFSCDFFGSHLATSELYADDKPLVYRAAKRYYAEIMMPFRPFIQKNIEKLNDLQIEIIAPSHGPLYKDPQFILDAYKDWVSDETKNEVIVSYVSMHGSTKELADYLVNGLIDNGIIVKPFNLTTADIGELALALVDASTLVLATPTVLTGPHPSAVYAAYLVNALRPKIKFVSIIGSFGWGGRTVDLLKGLLINLKAEIIEPVIIKGFPKEDDFQKIDDLIQKIVMKHKEKNLMN; encoded by the coding sequence ATGTCATCTAGAATGATAAAATCAGAAATTTATTTTACAGGAGTAATAGACTGGGACAGAAAATTGTTCGATGAAATCATCCCTCTTCCAGAGGGAACAAGTTATAATTCATATTTAATACAGGGAAGCGAAAAAACGGCCCTGATTGACACGGCTGATCCATCTAAAAAAGCAGAATTCTTAAGCAATGTTAAGCAAACAGGCCTAAACATTGATTATGTCATTTCACACCACGCAGAACAGGATCATTCAGGATTAATACCAGATATTCTTGATCTTTATCCTGAAGCAAAGGTAATAACAAACCCTAAATGTAGGGAACTCTTAATAGAACTTCTTTTAATTGATGAAGACAAATTCCACACAGTGGATGATGGGGAAACCCTATCTCTCGGCGATAAAACTCTGAAATTCTTTTACACTCCTTGGGTCCACTGGCCAGAGACAATGGTCAGCTACCTTGAAGAAGATAAAATATTATTTTCCTGTGATTTCTTCGGCTCTCACCTTGCAACAAGTGAACTTTACGCAGATGATAAACCATTAGTATACAGAGCTGCAAAACGGTATTATGCAGAAATCATGATGCCTTTCAGGCCATTTATCCAGAAAAACATTGAAAAATTAAATGATCTTCAAATAGAGATTATTGCACCCAGTCATGGCCCTTTATATAAAGATCCACAGTTTATTTTAGATGCGTATAAAGACTGGGTGTCTGATGAAACCAAAAATGAAGTAATCGTTTCTTATGTATCAATGCATGGAAGCACTAAGGAATTGGCCGATTATTTGGTAAATGGTCTGATTGACAATGGAATAATTGTTAAACCATTTAATTTAACAACTGCAGATATTGGAGAATTAGCTCTGGCACTTGTTGATGCTTCAACGCTGGTACTTGCCACTCCTACAGTTCTTACAGGTCCGCATCCAAGTGCAGTGTATGCAGCATATCTTGTAAATGCATTGAGGCCAAAAATCAAGTTTGTATCAATTATAGGTTCATTTGGATGGGGCGGAAGGACAGTTGACTTACTCAAAGGACTTTTAATCAATTTAAAGGCCGAAATCATTGAACCAGTTATTATTAAAGGATTTCCCAAGGAAGATGATTTTCAAAAAATTGATGATTTAATCCAGAAGATAGTAATGAAACATAAAGAGAAGAATTTAATGAATTAA
- a CDS encoding ferritin encodes MIKKRVLDALNSQLNAELYSAYLYLSMEAYFESIDLSGFANWMRAQAQEELTHAMKFYDYIVQRGERVDLTSIDEPQKEWDSPLAVFEHVYEHEKKVTGLINDLVDISVAESDHATTNFLQWYVAEQVEEEESASGVLQRVKLTADSPGGLFMLDTELGQRVFNPPAQEE; translated from the coding sequence ATGATTAAAAAACGAGTTTTAGATGCCTTAAATTCCCAATTAAATGCAGAACTTTATTCTGCATACCTCTATCTTTCAATGGAGGCATATTTTGAATCAATAGATTTAAGTGGGTTTGCAAACTGGATGAGAGCACAGGCCCAGGAAGAATTAACCCATGCAATGAAATTTTATGACTATATTGTCCAAAGGGGTGAGAGAGTAGATTTAACTTCAATAGATGAACCTCAAAAGGAATGGGATTCTCCTCTTGCAGTGTTTGAACACGTTTATGAGCATGAAAAGAAAGTTACAGGACTAATAAATGATTTAGTTGATATTTCTGTAGCTGAAAGCGACCATGCAACTACTAATTTCCTCCAGTGGTATGTTGCAGAACAGGTTGAAGAGGAAGAATCTGCAAGCGGTGTACTTCAAAGAGTAAAACTTACCGCAGATTCTCCGGGCGGGTTATTCATGCTTGACACAGAGCTCGGTCAAAGGGTATTTAACCCTCCTGCACAGGAAGAATAA
- a CDS encoding peroxiredoxin — protein MGSKIKIYEVRKTKKKDSGRMPLIGDEFPKIKNVKTTHGIINLPKEFKGKWFVLFSHPGDFTPVCTTEFVEFQRNFIKFKLLGCELIGLSVDQVFSHIKWVEWIKENLGVRIEFPIIADNGEIAEKLGLIHPAKGTNTVRAVFIVDPEGIIRTIIYYPQELGRNIDEILRAIEGLKVADNEGVAMPANWPANRLLGSNVIIPPAQDMESITERRKKVGEGEYMCMDWWLCHKPWYKKYRTSRWKEI, from the coding sequence ATGGGAAGTAAAATAAAAATCTATGAAGTTAGAAAAACTAAAAAAAAAGATAGTGGAAGAATGCCCTTAATAGGGGACGAATTTCCTAAGATTAAAAATGTAAAAACTACTCATGGCATAATTAATTTACCTAAAGAATTTAAAGGTAAATGGTTTGTTCTATTCAGTCATCCAGGTGATTTTACACCGGTCTGTACAACAGAATTTGTTGAATTTCAAAGAAATTTCATTAAATTCAAATTGTTAGGCTGTGAATTAATAGGATTAAGCGTCGATCAGGTATTTTCACATATAAAATGGGTAGAATGGATAAAAGAAAATTTAGGTGTTAGAATTGAATTCCCTATAATAGCAGATAATGGAGAAATTGCTGAAAAATTAGGTCTTATCCATCCAGCAAAAGGGACAAATACTGTAAGAGCAGTCTTTATTGTAGATCCAGAAGGAATAATAAGGACAATTATATATTATCCTCAAGAACTTGGAAGAAACATTGATGAAATATTAAGGGCAATTGAAGGCCTGAAAGTTGCAGACAATGAAGGGGTTGCTATGCCTGCAAACTGGCCGGCAAACAGGCTTCTGGGAAGCAATGTAATTATTCCACCAGCTCAAGATATGGAATCAATTACAGAAAGAAGGAAAAAAGTAGGGGAAGGAGAATATATGTGTATGGACTGGTGGTTATGCCACAAACCTTGGTATAAGAAATACAGAACATCAAGGTGGAAAGAAATTTAA